A part of Corynebacterium afermentans subsp. lipophilum genomic DNA contains:
- the ligA gene encoding NAD-dependent DNA ligase LigA, producing the protein MSEISADLHREWDELAAKVRKHRDLYYNGQPVITDGEFDELFRSLQKLEEDHPELAVPDSPTKEVGAPANDTAFADVTHPERMMSLDNVFNEDEMREWLAKAPGPYLTELKIDGLSIDLVYENGELTRAATRGDGTTGEDITANARVIEDIPQKLTGDAPAFLEVRGEVFIRPEDFPELNELRQKEGGKPFANPRNTAAGGLRQKNPEDVKKRKLRMICHGIGAREGFTPESQHEAYEKLAEWGLPVSEYTRRAESAEEVIEAVNYWGEHRNGAIHEMDGLVVKVDSVAEQRALGATSRAPRWAIAYKYPPQEVTTKLNDIEVSVGRTGRATPFAVLEPVFVSGSTVSMATLHNQHEVKRKGVMIGDTVVVRKAGEIIPEVLGPVADLRDGTEREFVYPENCPVCGTKLAPAKEGDADWRCPNTRSCPAQLATRLEYIASRGAFDIEALGEKGAQDLIASGVLKDEAKLFDLTEEDLKKSSVYTRKDGEVNASGKKLLANLDTAKNADLWRVIVALSIRHVGPTAARALASRFHSMRSLIDAPTADLAETDGVGDVIAESFKEWFTVDWHQNIVDTWAAAGVTMEADEEDRAPQTLEGLTIVATGTLEGFTRDEIKEAILSRGGKAAGSVSKKTDYVVVGENAGSKAAKAEELGRPILNEEQFVQLLEGGPDALS; encoded by the coding sequence GTGAGTGAAATTTCCGCTGATCTGCACCGTGAATGGGACGAGCTGGCCGCGAAGGTGCGCAAGCACCGGGACCTGTATTACAACGGCCAGCCGGTGATCACCGACGGCGAGTTCGACGAGCTGTTCCGTAGCCTTCAGAAGCTGGAAGAGGACCACCCAGAGCTGGCCGTGCCGGACTCGCCTACCAAGGAGGTCGGCGCGCCCGCTAACGACACCGCGTTCGCGGACGTCACCCATCCAGAGCGCATGATGAGCCTGGACAACGTCTTCAACGAAGACGAGATGCGCGAGTGGCTCGCCAAAGCCCCCGGCCCGTACCTCACGGAGTTGAAGATCGACGGGCTGTCCATCGATCTGGTCTACGAAAACGGCGAGTTGACCCGCGCGGCCACCCGCGGCGACGGCACCACTGGCGAGGACATCACCGCCAACGCACGCGTGATCGAGGACATCCCGCAGAAGCTCACTGGCGACGCCCCGGCGTTCCTGGAGGTCCGCGGCGAGGTGTTCATCCGCCCCGAGGACTTCCCGGAGCTCAACGAGCTGCGCCAGAAAGAAGGCGGCAAACCGTTTGCCAACCCGCGCAACACCGCGGCTGGTGGGCTGAGGCAGAAGAACCCGGAGGACGTGAAGAAGCGAAAGCTCCGCATGATTTGCCACGGTATAGGCGCGCGCGAGGGCTTCACCCCGGAAAGCCAACACGAGGCCTACGAGAAGCTCGCCGAGTGGGGACTGCCGGTCAGCGAGTACACGCGCCGGGCGGAGTCGGCCGAGGAGGTCATCGAGGCCGTCAACTACTGGGGCGAGCACCGCAACGGCGCCATCCACGAGATGGACGGCCTGGTGGTCAAGGTCGATAGCGTCGCCGAGCAGCGCGCCCTGGGTGCGACCTCCCGCGCGCCGCGCTGGGCCATCGCGTACAAGTACCCGCCGCAGGAGGTGACCACGAAGCTCAACGACATCGAGGTCTCCGTGGGCCGCACCGGCCGCGCCACCCCGTTCGCGGTGCTCGAGCCGGTGTTCGTCTCCGGCTCGACGGTGTCCATGGCCACGCTGCACAACCAGCACGAGGTCAAACGCAAGGGTGTGATGATCGGCGACACTGTCGTGGTGCGCAAGGCCGGCGAGATCATCCCGGAAGTGCTCGGCCCGGTCGCGGATCTCCGCGACGGCACCGAGCGCGAGTTCGTCTACCCCGAAAACTGCCCCGTCTGCGGCACGAAGCTCGCGCCCGCGAAGGAGGGCGACGCGGACTGGCGCTGCCCCAACACCCGCTCCTGCCCCGCGCAGCTTGCCACCCGCCTGGAGTACATCGCCTCGCGCGGCGCGTTCGACATTGAGGCGCTCGGGGAGAAGGGCGCGCAGGACCTCATCGCCTCCGGCGTGCTGAAGGACGAGGCGAAACTGTTCGACCTCACCGAGGAGGACCTGAAAAAATCCAGCGTGTACACCCGCAAGGACGGCGAGGTCAACGCCTCCGGCAAGAAGCTTCTGGCCAACTTGGACACCGCCAAAAACGCCGACCTGTGGCGCGTCATCGTCGCGCTATCTATCCGCCACGTCGGCCCCACCGCGGCACGCGCGCTCGCGTCGCGCTTCCACTCGATGCGTTCGCTTATCGACGCACCAACGGCCGACCTCGCCGAAACCGACGGCGTCGGCGACGTGATCGCCGAAAGCTTCAAAGAGTGGTTCACCGTGGACTGGCACCAAAACATCGTGGATACCTGGGCCGCAGCCGGCGTGACCATGGAAGCGGACGAGGAGGACCGCGCCCCGCAGACGCTGGAGGGGCTGACCATCGTTGCCACCGGCACGCTGGAGGGCTTCACCCGCGACGAGATCAAAGAAGCCATCTTGTCACGCGGCGGCAAGGCGGCCGGCTCGGTGTCGAAGAAGACCGATTACGTGGTCGTGGGCGAAAACGCCGGCTCCAAGGCCGCGAAGGCGGAGGAGCTGGGACGGCCGATCCTTAACGAGGAGCAGTTTGTGCAGCTGCTCGAGGGCGGGCCAGACGCGCTTAGCTAA
- the mnmA gene encoding tRNA 2-thiouridine(34) synthase MnmA, with protein MRVLAAMSGGVDSSVAAARLVEAGHDVVGVHLALSKDAQQTRESARGCCSLEDSADARRVCDHLGIPFYVWDFSDRFKEEVIDNFVWSYEHGETPNPCLRCNEKIKFAALLDRAVTLGFDAIATGHYAIIDDQGNLRRSTDPKKDQSYVLGVLTRDELDRCIFPVGDTEKPQIREEAARHGFATASKPDSYDICFIPDGNTQAFLGRSIGMRPGMIKDTDGRELKEHDGAFQYTIGQRKGLNIRVPAEDGKPRYVTDVDTATGTVTVGPREALKVHEITADRLKVLHPAMEGEFGANVQIRAHGGVVPCTARVEGDQMTLALHEPLEGVARGQAAVLYLPDPDGLGDIVLGSGTICATA; from the coding sequence ATGCGAGTATTGGCGGCCATGAGCGGGGGAGTCGACTCCTCTGTCGCTGCTGCGCGCCTGGTGGAGGCGGGCCACGACGTCGTCGGTGTGCATCTTGCGCTGAGTAAGGACGCGCAGCAGACGCGCGAGTCCGCCCGCGGCTGCTGTTCGCTGGAGGACTCCGCCGACGCGCGCCGCGTGTGCGACCACCTGGGCATCCCGTTTTACGTGTGGGATTTCTCGGACCGCTTCAAAGAAGAGGTCATCGACAACTTCGTGTGGTCCTACGAGCACGGCGAGACCCCCAACCCGTGCCTGCGCTGCAACGAGAAGATCAAGTTCGCGGCGTTGCTGGACCGCGCGGTGACCTTGGGCTTCGACGCTATCGCCACCGGGCATTACGCAATTATCGACGACCAAGGCAACCTCCGCCGGTCCACCGACCCCAAGAAAGACCAGTCCTACGTCTTGGGCGTGCTCACGCGCGACGAGTTGGACCGCTGCATCTTCCCGGTCGGCGACACCGAAAAGCCACAGATTCGCGAGGAGGCGGCCCGCCACGGTTTTGCCACCGCGTCCAAGCCGGATTCCTACGACATCTGCTTCATCCCGGACGGCAACACCCAGGCGTTTCTGGGCCGCTCCATCGGCATGCGCCCCGGCATGATCAAGGACACCGACGGCCGCGAGCTGAAGGAGCACGACGGCGCGTTCCAGTACACGATCGGCCAGCGCAAAGGACTGAATATCCGCGTGCCTGCTGAGGACGGCAAGCCGCGCTACGTCACGGACGTGGACACCGCCACTGGCACGGTCACCGTCGGCCCGCGGGAGGCACTGAAGGTCCACGAGATCACCGCCGACCGTCTGAAAGTGCTGCACCCGGCGATGGAAGGCGAGTTCGGGGCCAACGTGCAGATCCGCGCCCACGGCGGGGTCGTGCCCTGCACCGCACGCGTTGAGGGCGATCAGATGACGCTTGCCCTGCACGAGCCGCTCGAAGGCGTGGCCCGCGGCCAGGCGGCGGTGCTCTACCTGCCGGACCCGGACGGTTTGGGCGACATCGTGCTCGGCTCCGGCACCATCTGCGCCACCGCGTAA
- a CDS encoding heavy metal translocating P-type ATPase, translating into MNDRHAHSGTRPGGHASHHEHDAHKTHSGHGSTEHAEHAGHGEHGGHGHAGHAGHAGHGDHVAQFRRLFWIMLVLAIPVVGFNETFAHLIGYQLPDAEWVRWISPLLGTVIYFWGGRPFLTGAVSEIRSRKPGMMLLIALAITVAFISSWGASLNLLDRGLNFWWELALLVVIMLLGHWIEMRSLAQTTSALDSLAALLPDEAEKVDGDEVVKVTPADLEVGDVVIVRPGASVPADGTIVDGSASMDESMVTGESKTVRRGEGEHVVAGTIATDSGLRIEVTATGGDTALAGIQKLVTDAQESSSRAQRLADKAAAWLFWFTLGAAILTAVVWTVVGMPNDAVVRTITVLVIACPHALGLAIPLVVSIATERAARGGVLIKDRLALESMRTVDAVLFDKTGTLTKGEPTVTAIDTTGGRDKEYVLALAAAAEADSEHPLARAITGAAQARGVAVPQAIDFSSSPAVGVKATVDGEVIEVGGPYLLEKHSAEELPIADEWRKEGAIILHVLADGEVIGALRLADEIRPESRDAVDALHSAGAQVVMITGDAQAVADTVAKDLGIDRVFAGVRPEHKAAKVKELQGEGHKVAMVGDGVNDAPALAQADVGIAIGAGTDVAIGSAGVVLASSDPRSVLSVIELSRATYRKMKQNLWWAAGYNLLSVPLAAGILAPIGFVMPMSVGAILMSASTVVVALNAQLLRRLDLTPQSSTDRMLNRSK; encoded by the coding sequence ATGAACGACAGACACGCCCACTCCGGCACCCGACCCGGTGGGCACGCCAGCCATCACGAGCACGACGCTCACAAGACCCATTCCGGTCACGGCAGTACCGAGCACGCGGAGCACGCGGGCCACGGAGAACATGGAGGCCATGGCCACGCGGGCCACGCAGGCCACGCAGGCCACGGAGACCACGTTGCCCAGTTCCGCAGGCTCTTCTGGATCATGCTGGTTCTCGCGATCCCGGTCGTCGGATTTAACGAAACCTTCGCCCATCTCATCGGCTACCAGCTGCCTGACGCTGAATGGGTCCGGTGGATCTCGCCGCTTTTGGGCACGGTCATTTACTTCTGGGGAGGTCGCCCGTTCTTGACGGGTGCTGTCTCCGAGATCCGCTCCCGCAAACCCGGCATGATGCTGCTGATCGCGCTCGCGATCACGGTCGCCTTCATCTCCTCTTGGGGTGCGAGCCTGAACTTGCTGGACCGCGGGCTGAATTTCTGGTGGGAACTGGCGCTGCTGGTGGTCATCATGCTGCTGGGGCACTGGATCGAGATGCGCTCCCTCGCCCAGACCACCTCGGCCCTGGATTCGCTCGCCGCACTTCTGCCCGACGAGGCCGAGAAAGTCGACGGCGACGAAGTGGTGAAGGTCACCCCGGCGGATCTTGAGGTCGGCGATGTCGTGATCGTGCGGCCCGGCGCGTCCGTACCTGCCGACGGCACAATCGTCGACGGCAGCGCCAGCATGGACGAGTCGATGGTCACCGGTGAGTCGAAAACGGTGCGCCGCGGTGAAGGCGAGCACGTGGTCGCTGGCACCATCGCGACAGACTCGGGCCTGCGCATCGAGGTCACGGCCACAGGTGGCGACACCGCGTTGGCCGGTATTCAAAAGCTCGTCACCGATGCGCAAGAATCGTCATCGCGGGCGCAGCGCCTCGCAGACAAGGCCGCCGCGTGGTTGTTCTGGTTCACCCTCGGCGCCGCCATTCTGACCGCCGTGGTCTGGACCGTTGTCGGCATGCCAAACGACGCCGTGGTGCGCACCATCACGGTGCTCGTCATCGCCTGCCCTCATGCCCTAGGCCTCGCAATCCCGCTGGTCGTCTCGATTGCGACTGAGCGCGCCGCCCGCGGCGGAGTGCTGATCAAGGATCGGCTCGCACTCGAATCCATGCGCACCGTCGACGCAGTACTGTTCGACAAGACCGGCACTCTCACCAAGGGCGAACCCACCGTCACCGCGATCGACACCACCGGCGGGCGTGATAAAGAATATGTGCTTGCCCTTGCGGCGGCCGCCGAGGCAGACAGCGAGCACCCGCTCGCACGCGCCATCACCGGGGCTGCTCAGGCCCGTGGCGTAGCCGTCCCGCAGGCAATCGACTTTTCTTCGTCCCCAGCAGTGGGCGTGAAGGCAACTGTCGACGGTGAGGTAATCGAGGTCGGTGGCCCCTACCTGCTTGAGAAGCATTCCGCCGAAGAGCTCCCCATCGCAGACGAGTGGCGAAAGGAGGGCGCGATCATTCTCCACGTCCTCGCCGACGGCGAAGTGATCGGAGCGCTCCGGCTTGCCGACGAGATCCGCCCCGAGTCCCGCGACGCCGTCGACGCACTTCACTCTGCGGGCGCCCAGGTCGTCATGATCACCGGCGATGCGCAGGCCGTCGCGGACACCGTAGCCAAGGACCTGGGCATTGACCGGGTCTTCGCGGGTGTGCGTCCCGAGCACAAGGCCGCGAAAGTCAAGGAACTGCAAGGCGAGGGCCACAAGGTCGCCATGGTCGGCGACGGCGTCAACGACGCCCCCGCGCTGGCCCAGGCCGATGTCGGCATCGCGATCGGTGCCGGCACAGACGTGGCGATCGGCTCGGCGGGCGTCGTCCTGGCAAGCTCCGACCCGCGATCGGTGCTTTCGGTCATCGAGCTCTCCCGTGCGACCTACCGGAAGATGAAGCAGAACCTGTGGTGGGCGGCCGGCTACAACCTGCTGTCCGTTCCGCTGGCTGCCGGTATCCTCGCCCCAATCGGGTTCGTGATGCCGATGAGCGTCGGCGCAATCCTGATGTCGGCCTCGACCGTCGTCGTCGCCCTCAATGCGCAGCTGCTCCGCCGCCTCGACCTCACCCCGCAGAGCAGCACCGACCGGATGCTTAACCGGTCCAAGTGA
- a CDS encoding methionine synthase, producing MTILPPTAFGLGPLPGTDLAQAADVVLSESPLPHIPQLPDRGVGSDLIGRTAAMLELPVARGPRGWRVAARKRADADRMERDLDHLEELWHGKVDTVKVQLAGPFTLAAEIEMANGHRMITDPGALRDLTDALLEVCVGHRRDVEKRFGESVLQLDEPRLPEVVAGTLQGATDFETIRAIPEPEETLARFGEHLLHTPKLVDAPWLTCDPRSADKDALARLLDAGTRIAIPTMAPRELYNLFDELQIDPAETTVDVYAEPAKTLMDTAANYRAAREMAKALTVEV from the coding sequence GTGACAATCCTTCCCCCAACCGCGTTCGGGCTTGGCCCGCTGCCCGGCACTGACCTCGCGCAGGCCGCGGACGTGGTGCTGTCAGAGTCGCCCCTGCCGCACATCCCGCAGCTGCCGGACCGCGGCGTCGGCTCGGACCTGATCGGCCGCACCGCCGCCATGCTGGAACTCCCCGTCGCGCGCGGACCCCGCGGCTGGCGCGTGGCGGCTCGGAAGCGTGCGGATGCCGACCGCATGGAGCGCGACCTCGACCACCTCGAGGAGCTCTGGCACGGCAAGGTGGACACCGTGAAGGTGCAGCTGGCCGGCCCGTTCACGCTCGCCGCCGAGATCGAGATGGCCAACGGCCACCGCATGATCACCGACCCCGGCGCGCTTCGCGACCTCACGGACGCCCTGTTGGAGGTGTGCGTGGGGCACCGGCGGGACGTCGAGAAGCGATTTGGCGAAAGTGTGCTGCAGCTGGACGAGCCGCGCCTGCCCGAGGTCGTCGCTGGCACGCTGCAAGGTGCCACAGACTTCGAGACCATCCGCGCGATCCCCGAGCCGGAGGAGACACTCGCGCGCTTCGGCGAGCACCTGCTGCATACGCCGAAGCTTGTTGACGCCCCGTGGCTGACCTGCGACCCCCGCAGCGCCGACAAAGATGCGCTGGCCCGGCTGTTGGACGCCGGCACGCGCATCGCGATTCCGACGATGGCCCCGCGCGAGCTGTACAATCTCTTCGACGAGCTGCAGATCGACCCCGCCGAAACGACCGTGGACGTCTACGCGGAACCAGCCAAAACGCTTATGGACACGGCGGCGAACTACCGGGCGGCCCGGGAGATGGCCAAGGCGCTTACAGTGGAGGTATGA
- a CDS encoding cytochrome P450, whose amino-acid sequence MDRTDIPQTTLAGAEPRAVGDALLRDGARLARDGEEVVVTGNALAREVAENPKQFSSGVSRFLQLPNGLDGGKHTEMRAFIDRYLTAEEVGQLDQMFREIARELAEKAVSAGEVDAVGDLGAQYTVRAMTAWLGWPSELNDTLVKWVADNNAATRSGELERTAAVAERFDDIIRSVVEPLQDNPGDSVTSRLVHDDSLGRRLEFEEIVSVLRNWTAGDLSSMAYCIGVVLDALIRHPELQDRLAGGVSQKEFTAIADEILRADSPFVSNRRVTTCPVSLGGHDLPEGQRVRIHWTAANRDPEAFAEADGFAPDAHADNNLVWGAGPHACPGKALSIVELQAFFEELLAAAEVTSAGEGEREVHPVGGWASLPVRLTARG is encoded by the coding sequence ATGGACCGCACCGACATTCCGCAGACCACACTCGCCGGGGCCGAACCGCGTGCTGTCGGGGACGCGTTGCTTCGCGACGGCGCGAGGTTGGCTCGTGACGGCGAAGAGGTCGTCGTCACGGGCAACGCTCTTGCGCGCGAAGTGGCGGAAAATCCGAAACAGTTCTCGTCGGGTGTGTCACGTTTTCTGCAGTTGCCCAACGGCCTCGACGGCGGGAAGCACACCGAGATGCGTGCGTTCATCGACCGTTACCTCACTGCAGAGGAGGTCGGGCAGCTCGATCAGATGTTCCGCGAGATCGCGCGCGAACTGGCTGAAAAGGCGGTCTCGGCCGGTGAAGTCGACGCCGTCGGCGACTTGGGCGCCCAGTACACGGTTCGGGCGATGACCGCGTGGCTCGGATGGCCAAGCGAGCTCAACGACACCCTTGTGAAATGGGTGGCGGACAACAACGCGGCCACCCGGTCCGGCGAGCTCGAGCGCACCGCGGCCGTCGCGGAGCGTTTCGACGACATCATCCGCTCTGTGGTCGAGCCGCTCCAGGACAACCCGGGCGATTCGGTCACTTCGCGGCTCGTCCACGACGACAGCCTCGGGCGCCGTCTGGAGTTCGAAGAAATTGTGTCCGTGCTGCGCAACTGGACCGCGGGCGATCTGAGCTCAATGGCGTACTGCATCGGCGTGGTGCTCGACGCCCTCATCCGTCACCCGGAGCTGCAAGACCGCCTCGCTGGCGGTGTGTCGCAGAAGGAGTTCACCGCGATTGCCGACGAGATTCTCCGCGCCGATTCGCCGTTTGTGAGCAACCGGCGCGTGACCACGTGCCCCGTCTCGCTCGGCGGGCACGATCTGCCGGAGGGGCAGCGCGTGCGCATCCACTGGACCGCGGCGAACCGGGATCCGGAGGCGTTCGCAGAAGCGGATGGATTCGCACCGGATGCTCATGCGGATAACAACCTGGTCTGGGGCGCAGGCCCTCACGCGTGCCCCGGCAAGGCGCTGTCGATCGTCGAGTTGCAGGCGTTCTTCGAGGAGTTGCTTGCGGCCGCGGAGGTCACCAGCGCCGGCGAGGGGGAGCGTGAGGTTCACCCGGTCGGTGGCTGGGCGTCGTTGCCGGTGCGTCTTACCGCCCGCGGGTAA
- the gatA gene encoding Asp-tRNA(Asn)/Glu-tRNA(Gln) amidotransferase subunit GatA, with amino-acid sequence MTQYTIPAEGLVAKPAHELAAMIQSGEVTSREVTQAFLDRIAEVDGELGAFLHVGADEALAAADKVDEQVKNGDQPASALAGVPLALKDLLVTTDAPTTAASKMLEGYMSPYDATVVAKLRAAGIPILGKTNLDEFAMGSSTENSAYKQTKNPHDLERVPGGSGGGTAAALASGEAPLGIGTDTGGSIRQPASLTGTVGVKPTYGGVSRYGVIACASSLDQVGPCANNVLDTALLHEIIGGHDEFDATSVDREVPACADAAREGAKGDLKGVKIGRVKQFERPGTQDGVKDAIDKAYAQLEAQGAEIVEVDCPSFEDVMGAYYLIQTSEVSSNLARFDGMRYGQRAGDDGSRSAEEVMAATRGEGFGAEVKRRIILGTYALSVGYYDAYYLQAQRVRTLVAQDFAKAFELCDVIAAPAAPTTAFKLGDKVDDPLAMYNFDLFTLPLNLAGLPGMSVPAGEASDTNLPVGLQLIAPAFEDARLYRVGAAFEAGR; translated from the coding sequence ATGACGCAGTACACGATTCCGGCCGAAGGTCTCGTCGCAAAGCCAGCGCACGAGCTCGCAGCAATGATTCAGTCCGGCGAAGTCACCTCCCGCGAGGTCACGCAAGCCTTCCTCGACCGCATCGCGGAGGTCGACGGCGAGCTCGGCGCCTTCCTGCACGTCGGCGCCGACGAGGCGCTTGCCGCGGCGGACAAGGTCGACGAGCAGGTCAAAAATGGCGATCAGCCGGCTTCCGCGCTCGCAGGCGTGCCGCTGGCGCTGAAGGACCTGCTGGTCACCACCGACGCGCCGACCACCGCCGCGTCGAAGATGCTCGAGGGCTACATGAGCCCGTACGACGCCACCGTGGTGGCCAAGCTGCGCGCCGCCGGCATCCCGATTCTGGGTAAGACCAACCTGGACGAGTTCGCCATGGGCTCGTCCACGGAGAACTCCGCCTACAAGCAGACGAAGAACCCGCACGACCTCGAGCGCGTCCCGGGCGGCTCCGGCGGCGGCACCGCGGCGGCGCTCGCGTCCGGTGAGGCACCGCTGGGCATCGGCACCGACACCGGCGGTTCCATCCGCCAGCCGGCATCCCTGACCGGCACCGTCGGCGTGAAGCCGACCTACGGCGGCGTGTCGCGCTACGGCGTGATCGCGTGTGCGTCGTCGCTCGACCAGGTGGGCCCGTGCGCGAACAACGTGCTGGATACCGCGCTTTTGCACGAGATCATCGGCGGCCACGACGAGTTTGACGCCACCTCCGTGGACCGCGAAGTGCCGGCGTGCGCCGACGCCGCACGTGAGGGCGCGAAGGGCGACCTCAAGGGCGTGAAGATCGGCCGCGTGAAGCAGTTCGAGCGCCCCGGCACGCAGGACGGCGTGAAGGACGCCATTGATAAGGCCTACGCGCAGCTTGAGGCGCAGGGCGCGGAGATCGTCGAGGTGGACTGCCCGAGCTTCGAGGACGTCATGGGCGCGTACTACCTGATCCAGACCTCCGAGGTCAGCTCCAACCTCGCGCGCTTCGACGGCATGCGCTACGGCCAGCGCGCCGGCGACGACGGCAGCCGCTCCGCCGAGGAAGTCATGGCCGCCACCCGCGGCGAGGGCTTCGGCGCCGAGGTCAAGCGCCGCATCATCCTGGGCACCTACGCGCTGTCTGTGGGTTACTACGACGCCTACTACCTGCAGGCGCAGCGCGTGCGCACCCTAGTGGCCCAGGACTTTGCCAAGGCATTCGAGCTTTGCGACGTCATCGCCGCCCCGGCCGCTCCCACCACCGCGTTCAAGCTCGGCGACAAGGTGGACGACCCGCTGGCGATGTACAACTTCGACCTGTTCACCCTGCCGCTGAACCTGGCCGGCCTGCCCGGCATGTCGGTGCCGGCAGGCGAGGCCTCCGACACCAACCTGCCGGTGGGCCTGCAGCTGATCGCCCCGGCGTTCGAGGACGCGCGCCTGTACCGCGTGGGTGCCGCTTTTGAAGCCGGCCGTTAA
- a CDS encoding 3'-5' exonuclease, whose amino-acid sequence MATFDASRMLSFDLETTSANPREARVVTSALVRIDGSEVDANETLADPGVEIPEEAAKVHGITTERARAEGRDHDEVVRETVEAIKKGWEDGLTLVVFNAPYDLTVLRQLTGDFTVTGPVFDPLLIDRAKDRYRKGPRNLTSMCEHYGVRLDNAHEATADAFAAARVAWMQVRKLYPELSQMDTGELMEYQAVEYFTLQEDRKRYFESQGRDASNVLPGWPMLG is encoded by the coding sequence ATGGCCACTTTCGACGCCTCCCGCATGCTCTCCTTCGACCTGGAGACCACCTCCGCCAACCCGCGCGAGGCCCGTGTGGTCACCTCTGCGCTCGTGCGTATCGACGGCTCCGAGGTCGACGCCAACGAAACCCTCGCCGACCCCGGAGTGGAGATCCCGGAAGAGGCCGCGAAGGTGCACGGCATCACCACGGAAAGGGCCCGCGCGGAGGGGCGCGACCACGACGAGGTGGTGCGCGAGACCGTCGAGGCGATCAAGAAGGGCTGGGAGGACGGCCTGACTCTGGTGGTGTTCAACGCCCCCTACGACCTGACGGTGCTGCGCCAGCTCACCGGGGACTTCACGGTCACCGGCCCGGTGTTTGACCCCCTGCTCATCGACCGCGCCAAGGACCGTTACCGCAAAGGCCCGCGCAATCTAACCTCCATGTGCGAGCACTACGGGGTGCGGCTAGACAACGCGCATGAGGCCACCGCGGACGCGTTCGCCGCAGCCCGCGTGGCGTGGATGCAGGTGCGCAAGCTCTACCCGGAGCTTTCCCAGATGGACACCGGCGAGCTCATGGAGTACCAGGCGGTGGAGTACTTCACGCTGCAGGAGGACCGGAAGCGCTACTTCGAGTCCCAGGGCCGCGACGCTTCGAACGTGCTGCCCGGCTGGCCCATGCTGGGCTAG
- the gatC gene encoding Asp-tRNA(Asn)/Glu-tRNA(Gln) amidotransferase subunit GatC, translating into MAEISRDEVSRIARLARIALKDEELDDIAQQLDTIVDAVSKVQSVDTEGVTPMSHPHSIDAGMRDDVEKRTLTQAEALDQAPAVEDDRFVVPQILGEGD; encoded by the coding sequence GTGGCTGAGATTTCACGCGACGAGGTGTCGCGCATCGCACGCCTGGCGCGAATCGCGCTGAAGGACGAGGAGCTGGACGACATTGCCCAGCAGCTGGACACGATCGTGGACGCGGTCTCGAAGGTGCAGAGTGTGGACACTGAGGGTGTCACGCCGATGAGCCACCCGCACTCCATCGACGCGGGTATGCGCGACGACGTGGAGAAGAGGACGCTGACGCAGGCAGAGGCGCTGGACCAGGCTCCGGCCGTGGAGGACGACCGTTTCGTGGTGCCGCAGATTCTCGGAGAGGGAGACTAG
- a CDS encoding amino acid-binding ACT domain protein, with amino-acid sequence MSYLIRVSLPDVPGSLGQLAEVFGMVDADINSVDIVETSHDGTVTDDIVVTLPTGVMVDTLITAVASVEGAEVDSIRPFTGRVDRRGQIQMLAQIAAQSDSVEDRLSELVNVMPSAVTSSWAVVLHTSDEGLTRAAASPAAPEDDGSTPQMPPVEAARILQPDFDDWAPESWFQLGTSLTITPLHGTDMVLVVGRVGGPDFLASEVREIGDLGCIAGAMLR; translated from the coding sequence ATGTCGTACCTCATCCGCGTATCTCTCCCCGACGTCCCGGGCAGCCTCGGCCAGCTTGCCGAGGTGTTCGGCATGGTCGACGCCGACATCAATTCCGTCGACATCGTCGAGACGTCCCACGACGGCACGGTGACCGATGACATCGTGGTCACCCTGCCCACCGGCGTGATGGTGGACACCCTGATCACTGCCGTGGCATCTGTCGAGGGCGCCGAAGTGGATTCGATCCGCCCGTTCACCGGCCGTGTGGACCGCCGCGGGCAGATCCAGATGCTCGCGCAGATTGCGGCGCAGTCCGACAGCGTCGAAGACCGGCTCAGCGAGCTGGTCAACGTCATGCCGAGCGCTGTGACCTCATCCTGGGCCGTGGTGCTGCACACCTCCGACGAGGGTCTCACCCGCGCCGCAGCCTCCCCCGCCGCGCCGGAAGACGACGGATCAACCCCGCAGATGCCGCCCGTTGAGGCCGCACGCATCCTCCAGCCCGACTTCGACGACTGGGCCCCGGAGTCCTGGTTCCAGCTCGGCACCTCGCTGACGATCACCCCCCTGCACGGCACCGACATGGTGCTGGTGGTCGGCCGCGTGGGAGGGCCGGATTTCCTGGCGTCCGAGGTGCGCGAGATCGGCGACCTCGGCTGCATCGCCGGCGCGATGCTGCGTTAG